AATCACCCGGCAGGGTCAGCGGTGGAATCCACCGCCAAGGCCTAGGGGTGGGGGCCATGGGGGATGCTGGGGCGGCAGTGGAATGGGGAGGCTGCGGGACCATGCCTTGGCACCTGCTGCCGTTGCTACCGCTGGGCATCCTGGCGGGTCTGCTCTCTGGGGTGCTGGGCATCGGCGGCGGTCTGGTGTTCTCGCCGCTGCTGCTGATGTTGGGCCTGGATCCCCACCAGGCCATGGCCACGAGCACCCTGGCCATCGTCCCCACCACCCTGGCGGGCACCTGGGCCCACCTGCGCAGCCGCAGCCTTCCCCTGGGGCCGGGGATGGCCATCGGCGCAGGCGCCCTGGTCACCGGCGTGCTGTTCAGCCACGTGGGCCGCGTGCTCAGCGGCTGGCAACTGCTGGCCCTGCAGGCGCTGATGTACCTGGTGGTGGCGTTCTCGATCCAGCCGAAGGGGGCACGGCCCGACCCTGAACACGAACTCCAGCTCCCCCCCGGGGGGCCACCCCTCTGGGGCCTGGGGGCGGTGGGCGTGGTGACGGGGTTTGCCGGGGGGATGCTGGGGGTGGGCGGCGGCCTGGTGATGGTGCCGCTGATGGTGCGGGCGCTGAAGCTGCCGATTCATCTGGCGATCCGCCTCAGCACCCTGGCCGTGTTCTGCGCGTCCGCCGCCGCCTCACCGGCCTTCCTGGCCGATGGCCGGGGTGAACTGGTCACCGCCCTGTTGCTGGGGGGGATGGCTGCGGTTGGTTCCCAGTGGTCGGCGTCCCGGCTCAACCGGGTGAGTGAGGGGCAGCTGGTGTGGATGCTGCGGCTGGTGGCGATCAGCCTGGCGGTGGACAGCTGCCGAAGGGCGTCGATCCTGTTGCTGGCCGCTTGAGGCCTGGGCCCGGTGGTGGTGCGGCCAGCCTGGTTCATGGGTTGGCGTCCAGGGGCTTCCAGAATTCCTGATCCAACTCGTAACCGAGCACGGCGGCCATCTGGGCCAGGTTCGCCCGAGTGGCGATGCCCTGGCGGGCACCCCAGGCCTCGAGCTGAAACAGCCGGTGGGTGATCCAGAGCTCCAGACTCTCCGGGGCGAAGCGCAACCCCTCGCTGGGACTGAAGCCATGGGGCAGCAGCATCGCCACATGGCGGGCCAGCTGGCCGCCGCCGCGCTCCAGCACCAGGGGTAACCAGGGGTAAAGGGCATCCGCCCGCAGGCTCCAGAGCCTCAGCTCAGGGATCTCGGAGCGCTCCCGGGGATCGCCCTCCTGCAGGGGCCAATTGAATTCAAGTTCCAGCACCGGTCCGAGGCCCAGCAGATCCGCCGCCCCCAGCTCCGCCCAGGGGGCCAGTGGGGCCAGATCAAGGTTTCGGATCACCACGGGATCGAGCTGGATCAAGGTGGGGAGGGAAACCGGCAAGGTGCGGGGCTCATCGCTGCGAGCGGACCCTAAGGGGCCCTGAGCGGGGATGGCGCTCGGGCCATCAAGAGCTGTGACAGCAACAGCCCTGGCGATGAACTTCTCGCTCTGAGCCAGGACAATGGCCAGGACAAAAT
Above is a genomic segment from Cyanobium sp. ATX 6F1 containing:
- a CDS encoding sulfite exporter TauE/SafE family protein, encoding MPWHLLPLLPLGILAGLLSGVLGIGGGLVFSPLLLMLGLDPHQAMATSTLAIVPTTLAGTWAHLRSRSLPLGPGMAIGAGALVTGVLFSHVGRVLSGWQLLALQALMYLVVAFSIQPKGARPDPEHELQLPPGGPPLWGLGAVGVVTGFAGGMLGVGGGLVMVPLMVRALKLPIHLAIRLSTLAVFCASAAASPAFLADGRGELVTALLLGGMAAVGSQWSASRLNRVSEGQLVWMLRLVAISLAVDSCRRASILLLAA
- a CDS encoding CRR6 family NdhI maturation factor; the protein is MPVSLPTLIQLDPVVIRNLDLAPLAPWAELGAADLLGLGPVLELEFNWPLQEGDPRERSEIPELRLWSLRADALYPWLPLVLERGGGQLARHVAMLLPHGFSPSEGLRFAPESLELWITHRLFQLEAWGARQGIATRANLAQMAAVLGYELDQEFWKPLDANP